The following is a genomic window from Spirosoma foliorum.
TATAATTTAGTGTGAATAATGGATGATTTACGAATAGAATTATACTAGTTTTTGTCATGAACTGTGTCAAAAAACAAGTTTTAAGCCAAATTTTGTTTGGATAGGCTGAACCCATTGACGAATTCAATATTCTTCTTCACCACCACAAACACCTGATGCAACAACTTATTCATCACCGCCACCATCGCCACTTTGTGGCATTTACCCTTGGCCCGTAGCCGATCATAAAGCGCTTTACAGCCCAAATTGTATTTACGGGCCGAACGAGCTGCCATGTATAAAAGGCCCCGTACATACCCTAAACCCGTGCGGGCCATCCGACCACGCCGACGAACCGAACTGCCCGATTGAGTTTGACTGGGGGCAATGCCCACGAACTTAGCTACCGCTTTGGCTGACTCGAATCCAGCCAGCCCATTGGTGGCCGTGCACAAGGCTTGAGAGGAAGCCGGCCCAATCCCCTTGACCCGCTGCATCCGCTCCGAAATGGCCTGCAACTCCTGTTGACTCAGCTGATCCAGTTCCTCTTCAAAGAGCGCAATCTGAGTCAGGTAGCTCTGTTGGAGAACCAGCAGGCTAGCCTTGACTTTCTGACTGGCCCGGGGGTCGAACGACAGCGCATGAAGCTGATTAGCCACCGCTTGCTGACTGATTCGCAGGTCGTTGAGGTGTTTGTGCTGTTGGCGAAGCTGATGTAGAGACTCATCGGCCAGTTGCGAAGGCTGGGGCTGAAAGACTTGTCCGTAGCGCGCCAATAGTGCCGCATCGCTCCGGTCGGTCTTGCTGATAGACTTCAGAGTGGCGGCAAAGCCTTTGCTTTGGTTGGGCGTAAGGAGGCTAAAGGGGCGATTTTGCAGGGCTAATACCCAAGCTAATCGAGCCGAATAGGTACCTGTATGCTCGAAAATGAGGTGGCTATTGGCGGGCAGTTCAGCAGCCCATTGCTCAATGGAGTCCGCTTGGTTGGGCAGGGTTTGATAGGCCCATTGGGGTTGCCCATTGGCATCGATTCCGATTTGGTAGCTGATGTGTAAGGTCTCTTTACTGACATCAACCCCGTAATAGATAGCTGGTTGGTTCATGCTAAAAACGAAAAAAGCGGGATACTACTCATGCTCTCGACATCATTGTGAAACGGGCTATATGCCCACTGAACTGTCCGGGTTCCATGAGATTGGCTCTCCAGGCTACCGATCATGACAACCGGTCTTTTAGACCATCCCGACGTAGGTATGACCTGGAGAACCAAAGATTATTTGTTCAGAGCAAACTTACAATCCCGACGTCAGGAGGGATCTTGGGCAACTGGTTATTTACCGAAGATCCCTCCTTGCGTCGGGATGACAAAAAACAAAATCACAAACAGTTGATAATCAAGCAATAATTTTAGAGTCTATCCATTATTCACGTTAATTTAGGTCTATCAAGTCTTGTCTAGGGAAAGTATAACGAAACAGTAGAAGCTGAGCCGTATAAGTCCTAATGCAAAAAAGCGTAGGGTTGAATTGTATCTAAAACATACAATTCAACCCTACGCTTTTTACTCTTATTTGTAATCTACGCTGCGCTAGCTACTTCACCAACAACATCCTGCCATTCTTTTAATTCAGGAATACCTGGCTTCCGCTTGCCGAAGATTAACGCAATGTTGTTGCCTTCGCTATCAAATAAATCAAGACCGGTTACGATACCGTCTTTGGTTGGTTTGCGCGTTACCCATATGTGATGAACTTGATCTAAACGCAGGTGCATATTGAATTCCGGGTCCAGCACATTATACCAGGGGCCTGTGACAACCAATTTCTTAACTGGTCCGGTATGGATCTGGATACAACCGGCGCTGGCTGCAAAAATCATGATGGGTAGTTCGCGTTCAGCTACCGTTTCGAAAAGCTGGGTGAGTTGCTCGGACGAGATCAATTGAGCATAGCCTTTGGGGGCAAACCGGAGCCCCTGTTCGCGGTCAAGTTTGTGCTTGCGCAGCAGGCCAAAAAACTGGTGAGTATCTTCCATGGCCAGCCATTCAGCCTGAAACTCCTGAACGTTGATGTCTTCGTCGGGCGTAAGCGCTGCCTTTTCGGGATAAGCTACCGTCACGATCGGGCTGTTCTGATCGGCCGCCAGGTATTTTTGAACTAGGGCGTCATAGGCAGCTACATCGGATTTATCCGTCAGGTAAATCTTGTGTACGGCAGCGCCATCCAGATCAAAAAACTGAAGGCTCTTGCGACCATTTTCATCAACGGCAAATCCAAAATGCCAATGCGACATGAATAGGCGCAGATCGATGTCCGGCCCTAGAACCAGCCCTGTCTGATCGTTGAACGATACTTTTTCGTAAACGCCTTTACGCTCGTGAACCACGTTATCGTTACGGGTCAACGCCATCACATGGCCCAGGCTTGTTACGTCTTTCAGTAAATCCCGGAAATCACCTTCCAACCGCTGAACGGTTTCGCCAACTTGTGTGGCCAGCAGTTCGGCTTCGCTTGTGCCCAGTTGTTTAGCGGCATCGCGGATTCGGGTTTTTGGGTTTTCCAGAGTGAAGGCTGCCCAGCGCTCTTTGAGGCTTTGTG
Proteins encoded in this region:
- a CDS encoding IS110 family transposase — protein: MNQPAIYYGVDVSKETLHISYQIGIDANGQPQWAYQTLPNQADSIEQWAAELPANSHLIFEHTGTYSARLAWVLALQNRPFSLLTPNQSKGFAATLKSISKTDRSDAALLARYGQVFQPQPSQLADESLHQLRQQHKHLNDLRISQQAVANQLHALSFDPRASQKVKASLLVLQQSYLTQIALFEEELDQLSQQELQAISERMQRVKGIGPASSQALCTATNGLAGFESAKAVAKFVGIAPSQTQSGSSVRRRGRMARTGLGYVRGLLYMAARSARKYNLGCKALYDRLRAKGKCHKVAMVAVMNKLLHQVFVVVKKNIEFVNGFSLSKQNLA
- a CDS encoding hemin-degrading factor, which encodes MTTTQSLKERWAAFTLENPKTRIRDAAKQLGTSEAELLATQVGETVQRLEGDFRDLLKDVTSLGHVMALTRNDNVVHERKGVYEKVSFNDQTGLVLGPDIDLRLFMSHWHFGFAVDENGRKSLQFFDLDGAAVHKIYLTDKSDVAAYDALVQKYLAADQNSPIVTVAYPEKAALTPDEDINVQEFQAEWLAMEDTHQFFGLLRKHKLDREQGLRFAPKGYAQLISSEQLTQLFETVAERELPIMIFAASAGCIQIHTGPVKKLVVTGPWYNVLDPEFNMHLRLDQVHHIWVTRKPTKDGIVTGLDLFDSEGNNIALIFGKRKPGIPELKEWQDVVGEVASAA